GGCATACGCACGTGCGGCCAGCGTCAGCCACAGGCCCAGCGCCACGGAGGGCTCGAGGCCCCCTGCCAGCCCGATCCCCGTCGCCACCGAGCCCATCGCGATGGCCCCGGCGAGCTCGGGCAGCAGGTTGCGGCTTTTGTTGTGCGCGTCGAACCAAAGTTGCACGGCGATGAGCGGGAGGGCGGCAAGCAAGGGCCAGTAAAAGGGTCCCTCGGCCCTCACGAAGGCTAGGAGCAGGCCCAGCCCCCCGACGCTGCCATAGGCCAAGGCGAAGCGCCCCGCGACGGGTGTGCGGGGGAAGCGCTTGCCCTTGCGCACGTCGGCCAGCCAGAGCTTGAGCGGGTGGCGGGTGAAGAAGGCCGCCAGCGCGAAGACGCCCAGCCCCAGCCCGGCCCAGCTTGGGGCTACCAGCCAGCCCAGCAGGATGGGCTCGAGGGTAAATCCCCAACCCCCGTGTTCATTGGGCAGGGCCACGGTCTTGAGCGGAACTTGGACGGTTTTGGGCTGTGCGGTCATGGGTTCACTCCTTGGGAAGCAAGGTTAGCAGCAGGGTGAGGGGACTTTCGGCCCGGATGGCGTGAACCAGCCCGGCGGGCAGGTAGGCCCAGGTGCCAGGGCGGGCCTCGAGTTCATCCGCCCCCAGCCTGAGGGTGCCCGTACCGGAGAGAATTTGTACGATGGCGGGCCTGCTGGCGGTGTGCTCGGTGAGCTCCTGGCCCGCGTCGAAGGCGAAGATCACCGTGCGGATGCCGCCCTCGTTGTGCAGCACGCGGCTCAAGATGCCGTCGGGCTGGACGGTGGCTTCTTGGATTTGGAAACCCGACGGGAGAGAAGTTCGCTCGAGGGCAGCAGGTGATCCAAGCACTCCGAGTAGTCCACCCCTTGACGAAAGTCGGCTGCCAGGTCGGCTACGCTCACCTGGCTCAGGCTTTGCAGCACGGCATCGCGCACCTTGAGCCAGACCACGCTGCGGGCCCGGCATCGTTTTTCCTCTGTACAGGCTTTGGGCCAGTTGAGGCTAACACAAGCCAGCGGGGCAATGGGGCCATCCACCGCCCGGATAACGTCGCGCAGGTTGATTTCCTCGGGTGGGCGTGGCAAGGCATATCCTCCGCCCTGACCCTTTTTGGAGACCACCAGGTTGTGCCCTACCAGCGCGGCCAGAATCCGTACCAGGTAGGTATGGCCGACGCCCGTGGCCTGGCTGAGCTCTTCGCTGCCCACAAAGCGCTCAAGCGGCTGGGTGCCCAGGTAGCCCAGGGTCTTGAACGCGTAGATGTCGGTTTTGGAAAGACGCATGGCCTCAATTTAGCCGAAAGCCCCCAAGGGTACCTAGCCGGCTACAAAAACCCGCCCGGCGCTTCAGGCACCTCCACGGCCACACGCACAACGGCGTCACCAGTCTCGCTTTCGGCCAGGGCCAGCGGGCTACCTGGCTGGTAGATGCCACTCCGCCCCTCGAAATATAGGTCGTAGAAGGCCCCATTCAGCATGGGGTTCAGGCCATAGCGCAGGTTTTCGCGGTTTTGCAGCTTCTTGGCCAGTCCCTCGCGCAACCAGACTTCCCCCTCAATCTCCTTGGGGTCTTTGCTCCAGGGGCCATTCCAGCGAGCCGCATTGGCCGAGGGTTGCACCACCAGCCAGGCCCCGGCTGCGTCGGCTTGTTCGATCAAGTCATCGTGAAAGGCATCCAGGCAGATCAGATTGGCAACGGTGCCCAAGCGGGTATGAAGAACCTGTCTTCCCGCCTGACCACCTGACAAAAACGCCCTCCGCTCATCGGCGGTTAGGTGAACCTTTGGGATGCGCCCCAGCACGGTGCCTCGAGGCGAAACCACCAGCGACAGGTTGTACGCGCGTCTGCCCATAGGGTGAAGTCCTTGGGCAGGCTCCCAGTCCATCTGGGGGCTAAAAATGCTACCTGCTACCAGATAGGCCTGGGTCGCCTGGGCTGCCTCTCGAAAGGCTTGTTCGTATAAGGGCCAGACCTTACCGGCCCGTAGGTAGTACAAAGCAGCAGGGCTCAAGACCCCCATCCGCAAGGCTTCCGGCCAATTTTCCCGCAATAGTTGTAGAGCCGCTTGTAGGGTGGTTTTGGCCTGGCGCACTGCGGTAGAGGTATCCAGCCAGAACAACAAAGGTAGCGCAAAAGCCTCGGGAAAAGCCACCAGGCGAGGCTCGTCCTGTGGCAAGCCCTGAACCGCGGCCCGGCTTCGCTCGAGTACATAGCGCTTGAAGGCCTCGGCGCTGGTATAAGGCGCGGTTTGCACCTGGGTTTGAACCGCGATCAAGTGCACCCGCATCTAGCCCCCCACTGGGCATTTCTTCAGTGCTCTACTTTACGCCCCTACCAGCTCAAGCAGTGTCCGAACCCCAAAGCCCGTGCCACCTGCCGGGCCGAGCGCATGGTTTTTTTCAGTATAGGCGGGGCCGGCGATATCCAGGTGTGTCAGGGGTTTATCGGTAAACTCGGCTAAGAAGAGGGCCGCGGTAATGGCTCCGGCATAGCGGCTTCGCCCATGGGTGTTTTTCAGATCGGCGGTGTTCGACTTGAGGGCCTCGAGGTACTCCTCTTCCATGGGCAGGGGCCAGACTTTCTCGCCCGCTCGCTCGGCCGCTTCCTGCACCTCGCGGCCCCAACGCGCGTCGTTGGCGAAAAGCCCGGCTATCTTTTCGCCCAAGGCAATTACACAAGCCCCGGTCAGGGTAGACAGCTCCACAATAGCGTCCGCACCTTGCCGGTCGGCATGGGTGATGGCGTCGGCCAAGGTCAGACGTCCTTCGGCATCGGTATTCAGAACCTCGATGGTTTTGCCCGCGAGGCTCGTAAGCACATCGGAGACTCGGTAGGCCGTCCCCGAGATCATGTTCTCGGCAGCGGCTACATAGGCGCGTACTTCCACCGCAGGTTTTAGCTTGGCGATGGCCCGCATGGCCCCTAGCACCGCCGCTGCCCCGGCCATGTCACACTTCATGGTG
This genomic stretch from Meiothermus sp. harbors:
- a CDS encoding Rrf2 family transcriptional regulator, with protein sequence MRLSKTDIYAFKTLGYLGTQPLERFVGSEELSQATGVGHTYLVRILAALVGHNLVVSKKGQGGGYALPRPPEEINLRDVIRAVDGPIAPLACVSLNWPKACTEEKRCRARSVVWLKVRDAVLQSLSQVSVADLAADFRQGVDYSECLDHLLPSSELLSRRVSKSKKPPSSPTAS
- a CDS encoding nitrilase-related carbon-nitrogen hydrolase, coding for MRVHLIAVQTQVQTAPYTSAEAFKRYVLERSRAAVQGLPQDEPRLVAFPEAFALPLLFWLDTSTAVRQAKTTLQAALQLLRENWPEALRMGVLSPAALYYLRAGKVWPLYEQAFREAAQATQAYLVAGSIFSPQMDWEPAQGLHPMGRRAYNLSLVVSPRGTVLGRIPKVHLTADERRAFLSGGQAGRQVLHTRLGTVANLICLDAFHDDLIEQADAAGAWLVVQPSANAARWNGPWSKDPKEIEGEVWLREGLAKKLQNRENLRYGLNPMLNGAFYDLYFEGRSGIYQPGSPLALAESETGDAVVRVAVEVPEAPGGFL
- a CDS encoding cupin domain-containing protein, with protein sequence MLHNEGGIRTVIFAFDAGQELTEHTASRPAIVQILSGTGTLRLGADELEARPGTWAYLPAGLVHAIRAESPLTLLLTLLPKE
- a CDS encoding YwiC-like family protein, which gives rise to MTAQPKTVQVPLKTVALPNEHGGWGFTLEPILLGWLVAPSWAGLGLGVFALAAFFTRHPLKLWLADVRKGKRFPRTPVAGRFALAYGSVGGLGLLLAFVRAEGPFYWPLLAALPLIAVQLWFDAHNKSRNLLPELAGAIAMGSVATGIGLAGGLEPSVALGLWLTLAARAYAAIHYARTQVMRARGLAVSFRTAYLAEVVAVGALLLGALAGWVPWLGVLAVGLLLPFSAYTFARPPVPARVVGWSQMAFGLLVVTLTALGMRA